CAGTAGATGCAGCCGCCGGTCCCCTTGCTGCCGTCGCGGTTGGGGCAGGTGAAACCGGCGTCCACGTTGACCTTGCTGACCCGGCAGCCGAAACGGTTGCGCAGGTACCAGCCGTAGGAGTTGATCCGCAGGTGGGGATGGATATCAGAATGTTCGCTTACGCTCATACAGAACCTATTGACAAGAGCACGCGGATTGTGCGGATCAGGCGGAGCTGCGCGGATAGCTTCATTATCGGGAAAGCCACGCAGCGCACTGGTGTTAATCCGCGAAAATCAGCATCTTCCGCGTCATCCGCGTGCCATTACTACTTTAGATCAGCCCCCGCCGGAACGCTTCCGCCGCTGCCGCCGGGTCCGGCGCCTCAAGAATGGCGCCGATGACCGCCACCCGGTGGCAGCCGGTGGCCGTTACGTGGTCCAGGTTGTCCAGGGTTACTCCTCCCAGGGCAAAGACCGGACCATGCAGGGTGGCACAGGCCCGGGCCAGCTCGGCGCACCCTTTGGGTTCGCCGAAGGCTGCCTTGGAAGGGGTGGGAAACACCGGGCCAAAGGTGACGAAGTCGGCCCCCTTGGCCAGGGCCGCGGCCGCCTCTCCCACGCCGTGGCTGGAGTAGCCGATCAGCAGGTCCGGCGCGATCCGCCGGGCCGCGGTCACCGGCAGGGAATTGATCCCCAGGTGTACGCCATCCGCCTCCACCGCCAGGGCCACGTCGATCCGGTCGTTGATCAGCAGCCGAGCGTCAAAACGGGCGGTCAGCTCCCGCAGTTCCCAGGCCAGGTCGTACAGCTCCGCCGGCGGCAGGTCCTTTTCCCGCAGCTGCACCGTCCGCACCCCGCCGGCCAGGGCCGCCGCCACCACCTCCGGAAGGGGGCGGTTGGCGGTCCGGTGGCGGTCGGTGATCAGGTAGAGGGAAAAATCAATCACGATCCAATGATATCAGTCAGCGGACTTGAAGCGGTGGCGTAGAGCTTCTTCGGAATCCGTCCCGCCTCATAGGCCAGCCGTCCCGCCTCCACCCCCAGCTTCATGGCCCGTGCCATGGCCACCGGGTCCTGCGCGCCGGCGATGGCGGTGTTCATCAGAATGCCGTCGCAGCCCAGCTCCATGGCCAGGGCGGCGTCGGAGGCGGTGCCGACGCCGGCATCCACGATCACCGGCACGCTGACCGCTTCCATGATGATCTTGAGGTTGTAGGGGTTGCGGATGCCGAGGCCGCTGCCGATGGGGGCTGCCAGCGGCATGACCGCGGCGCAGCCGAGCTGCTCCAGCTTCTTGCAGAGGATCACGTCGTCGCTGCAGTAGGGGAGCACGGTGAACCCTTCGGCCACCAGCACCTTGGCTGCCTTGAGCAGTTCCTCGTTGTCCGGGAACAGGGTCTTTTCGTCCCCCAGCACCTCCAGCTTGACCATGTCGGACAGGCCGGCCTCCCGGGCCAGGCGGCAGGTGCGGATGGCGTCCTCCGCCGTGTAGCAGGCGGCGGTGTTGGGCAGCAGGGTATACTTCTTGGGGTCGATGTAGTCCAGCATGCAGCCCTTGCCCATCTCGGCCAGATTGACCCGCCGCACCGCCACGGTGATGATCTCGGCGCCGGACGCCTCCAGGGCCGCCACCATCTGCTCGTTGCTGGCGTACTTGCCGGTGCCCACCATCAGCCGCGAATTGAACTCCTTGCCCGCAATCACAAACTTCTTGTTTGCCATGGTTCTATCCTCCGCCCACGAAATGGACTATCTCGATTTTGTCGTTGTCCTGCAGGGTATGCTGATCATAGGCCGCCTTGGGGACGATCTCCAGGTTGACCTCCACCGCCACCCGCACCACCGGAATCTGCAGCTCGTCCAGCAGACTGCGTACCGTGGTCCCTTCCGCTGCACTCCTCGATTCACCGTTGACGATCAGTTGCATGAGACTACCTCCTGAAAACAAAAACGCCGCCCGGAAAAGGCGGCGATTCGTGTGCTCCACAATCGGCCGCTTCCCTCCGCCGGAATTACCCGGATCAGGTTCCAAGGGTCGCAGCCGTAAGGCTGCTCTCAGTCGAAACTCCCCTAGCGGTGTGTATGGTTCAACAGCAAAGAACGTGGGCTAAACCTAGAAGATTCCCCGAAGAATGTCAACGGGATTCTCCCCGGCGGGCCGGGCGCTCGCCTGTTTACAGTGCACGGCGGTGTATGGTAGAGAAACATGAATGTCAGACCATCTTCTCTCCCATCTCAACCCCCCCCAGAAACAGGCCGTGCTGCATGGCGAGGGGCCGCTTCTGATCCTGGCCGGGGCCGGCTCCGGCAAGACCCGGGTCATCACCCACCGGATCGTCCACCTGATCCGGGAGCGGGGGGTGCGCCCCCGCAGCATCCTGGCAGTCACCTTCACCAACAAGGCAGCCGGCGAAATGGCGGAACGGGTGCGCCATCTGCTGGGCAGCAACGACATTCCGCTGATCTCGACCTTCCACGCCGCCTGCGGCCGTATCCTGAGAAACGACGGTTACCACCTGGGCTACGACTCCTCCTTTGCCATCTACGACGACAAGGACAGCGAACGCTTGCTGAAAGAGATCGTGCGGGAGCTGAACCTGGACGAGAAACGCTTTCCCCCGGCACAACTGGGGGGGCGGATCGACGACTGCAAGAACCGGGGCCTGGCCCCGGAGGAGCTGCCCCTGGGGGACCTCTGGAACCGGCAGTTCGTGGAGATCTATGCCACCTACCAGGAGCGGCTGAAGCGGTGCAACGCCATGGATTTCGGCGATCTGCTGCTGCAGGCGGTGCGGCTCTTCGAGCAGCATCCGGCGGTGCTGGCCCAGTGGCAGGAGCGGTTCCAGTGGCTGCTGGTGGACGAGTACCAGGATACCAACCCGGTGCAGTACCGCCTGATCCGCCTGCTGGCCGGGGAGCGCAAGAACCTCTGCGTGGTGGGGGACGACGACCAGTCCATCTACTCCTGGCGGGGGGCGGATATCCGCAACATCCTGGAGTTCGAGAAGGATTTTCCCGAGGTCACCGTGATCCGGCTGGAGCAGAACTACCGCTCCACCCCCACCATCCTCAAGGCGGCCGGCAGCGTGGTGGCCCGCAACATGGGGCGCAAGGCCAAGACCCTCTGGACCGACAACCCGGACGGCGAGCCGATCCGCCACGAGCGGCTGGAGAACGACCGGGACGAGGCCCGCTTCGTGGCCCGGGAGATCCTGGGACTCCACCGGGGCGGCCTCCCCCTCACCGAGGCGGCGGTGTTCTACCGCACCAACGCCCAGTCCCGCCTGCTGGAAGAGGCGCTGGTGGCCGAGGGGCTTGCGTACCATATTGTCGGCGGGGTCCGGTTCTACGCCCGGATGGAGGTGCGGGATATCCTGGCCTACCTGCGGCTTCTGGAGAACCGCTCCGACGAGGTGGCGCTGAAGCGGATCATCAACGTGCCTGCCCGGGGGATCGGTAGCGCCACCATCGACCGGATCGCCGACCTGGCGCTGCGGGAGGGGATCGATTTCGACACCGCCCTGGGTCGTGCCGCCGAAGGGTCGCTTCTGGCAAGCGGCCCCACCGCGAAGGTGGCCGGGTTTGTTGGCTTGCTGGAGAGTTTCCGGCGCCGTTTGGCCACAACGCCGCTGCCGGAGCTGGTGCGGGCGGTGGTGGAGGAGTCGGGCTATGCCGAGCGGCTGCGCCAGAGCCGGGACGAGGAGGATGCCGAGCGGCTGGAGAACCTGGATCAGTTGCTGGCGGCGGTGGAGGAGTTCAGCGAGGGGAACCCGGAGGCCGGTCTGGCTGGTTTTCTGGAGCAGGTGGCGCTGGTGAGCGACCTGGAGCGGGGGGAAAAGGGGACGCCGTCGGTGACCCTGATGACCCTGCATGCCGCCAAAGGGCTGGAGTTCCGCGCCGTGTTCATGGTGGGGATGGAGGAGCGGCTCTTCCCCCATGTCCGTTCCCTGGACGACCCGGACGCCATGGAGGAGGAGCGGCGGCTCTGCTACGTGGGGATGACCAGGGCCCGGGAGCGGCTCTACCTGCTGAACGCCCGGCGGCGGCACCTGTTCGGCCAGGAACAGGTGAACCTGGTCTCCCGTTTTCTGCGGGAAATCCCGGGGGAGTTGCTCACCGGCAGCGGCGCTGTCCAGGAAGGCTGGAACCAGTCGTCCTGCCGCAGCGACAGCGCCTGGCGGGCACCGGAGCCGGTCGGTCACAATCTGGCCGCCGTTTCCTCGGCTTTGGAAGAGGTAGAAATGGTGC
The window above is part of the Trichlorobacter ammonificans genome. Proteins encoded here:
- a CDS encoding thiazole synthase; its protein translation is MANKKFVIAGKEFNSRLMVGTGKYASNEQMVAALEASGAEIITVAVRRVNLAEMGKGCMLDYIDPKKYTLLPNTAACYTAEDAIRTCRLAREAGLSDMVKLEVLGDEKTLFPDNEELLKAAKVLVAEGFTVLPYCSDDVILCKKLEQLGCAAVMPLAAPIGSGLGIRNPYNLKIIMEAVSVPVIVDAGVGTASDAALAMELGCDGILMNTAIAGAQDPVAMARAMKLGVEAGRLAYEAGRIPKKLYATASSPLTDIIGS
- the thiE gene encoding thiamine phosphate synthase — its product is MIDFSLYLITDRHRTANRPLPEVVAAALAGGVRTVQLREKDLPPAELYDLAWELRELTARFDARLLINDRIDVALAVEADGVHLGINSLPVTAARRIAPDLLIGYSSHGVGEAAAALAKGADFVTFGPVFPTPSKAAFGEPKGCAELARACATLHGPVFALGGVTLDNLDHVTATGCHRVAVIGAILEAPDPAAAAEAFRRGLI
- a CDS encoding ATP-dependent helicase, with product MSDHLLSHLNPPQKQAVLHGEGPLLILAGAGSGKTRVITHRIVHLIRERGVRPRSILAVTFTNKAAGEMAERVRHLLGSNDIPLISTFHAACGRILRNDGYHLGYDSSFAIYDDKDSERLLKEIVRELNLDEKRFPPAQLGGRIDDCKNRGLAPEELPLGDLWNRQFVEIYATYQERLKRCNAMDFGDLLLQAVRLFEQHPAVLAQWQERFQWLLVDEYQDTNPVQYRLIRLLAGERKNLCVVGDDDQSIYSWRGADIRNILEFEKDFPEVTVIRLEQNYRSTPTILKAAGSVVARNMGRKAKTLWTDNPDGEPIRHERLENDRDEARFVAREILGLHRGGLPLTEAAVFYRTNAQSRLLEEALVAEGLAYHIVGGVRFYARMEVRDILAYLRLLENRSDEVALKRIINVPARGIGSATIDRIADLALREGIDFDTALGRAAEGSLLASGPTAKVAGFVGLLESFRRRLATTPLPELVRAVVEESGYAERLRQSRDEEDAERLENLDQLLAAVEEFSEGNPEAGLAGFLEQVALVSDLERGEKGTPSVTLMTLHAAKGLEFRAVFMVGMEERLFPHVRSLDDPDAMEEERRLCYVGMTRARERLYLLNARRRHLFGQEQVNLVSRFLREIPGELLTGSGAVQEGWNQSSCRSDSAWRAPEPVGHNLAAVSSALEEVEMVPEPAEEYGDGVHLGMKVRHPKFGPGTVRKIEGSGDSQKVTVWFNSCGPKKLMVRFAGLERA
- the thiS gene encoding sulfur carrier protein ThiS encodes the protein MQLIVNGESRSAAEGTTVRSLLDELQIPVVRVAVEVNLEIVPKAAYDQHTLQDNDKIEIVHFVGGG